The following is a genomic window from Actinomycetes bacterium.
CTGCACGGCCCCTACACCTACCTGGCGACCGGCCGAACCCGGGGTCGCAACCGACTGTTGTACGTGCCGGCCGCGCTGGTCGAGCTGGTCCGCCGCCGGGTGGATCAGACCACCCAGGTGCAGACCGTGCTGGCGGAGATCTCGGCGATCAACGCCGAGCTACTGGTCCGGCGGGAGCTGGACTGAATGCTCCCCGGCCGTTCCAAGCTCGAGCTGGTCGCGGTCGTCGCCAACATGACCGAGGCCGCGTTGGAAGCGTCCGGTGAGCGCCGCGGCGACCCGCAGCGCCCATCCCAAGATCACCTCCAGCCATCTGGACCGCGCCGCGATCATCTACGTGCGCCAGTCGACCCTTGCCCAGGTCCGCGACAACACCGAGTCCACCGCCCGCCAGTACGCCCTGGCCGACCAGGCGGTCAGGCTCGGGTGGCGACGCGCCAGCGTCGAGGTGATCGACGCCGACCTGGGCCTGTCGGGCCGCTCGGCCGAGCACCGTCAGGGCTTCCGGGAGCTGGTCGGCCGGGTCTGCGAGGGTGGGGTCGGGGCGATCTTCGGGCTGGAGATCTCCCGTCTGGCCCGCTCCTCGGCCGACCTGTCACGGCTGTTGGAGCTGGCACGGCTGACCGACACGCTGGTCATCGACGCCGACGGCGTCTACGACCTTGCCGATTTCAACGACCGCCTGCTGCTGGGCCTCAAGGGGACGATGTCGGAGGCAGAGCTGCACGTGCTCGCCGGCCGGCTGCAGGGTGCCAAGCGGGCCGCTGCCGAGCGGGGCGAGCTGCGCTTCCCGCTGCCGGTCGGCTACGCCTACGACGATGACGGCGCCACCGTGATCGACCCCGACCAAGAAGTCCAGACCGCCGTAGCGGATGTGTTCGCCGCGTTCCGCGCCCGCGGGTCGGCCTACGGGGTCGTGGCCGTGTTCAAGGGACGCCGTTTCCCGCTGCGCGCCTACGGCGGGATCTGGGCCGGGCAGCTGCGCTGGGGCCGGCTGACCCACTCCCGCGTGCTCGGCATCCTGGCCAACCCCGCCTACGCCGGCTGCTACGTGTTCGGCCGGTTCCGCTCCCGGCGCATGGTCCGACCGGACGGCACGGTGGCGACCACGACCGTCCAGCTGCCACGCGCTCAATGGCCGGTGGTCATCCATGATCATCATCCCGGCTACATCAGCTGGGATGACTTCCTGGCCAACGAGGCGAGGCTTGCGGCCAACACCACCAACCAGGGCGCCCGGCCGCCCCGCGAGGGTGTGGCCTTGTGCCAGGGCATCTTGATCTGTGGCGGCTGCG
Proteins encoded in this region:
- a CDS encoding DUF6788 family protein → MRQLRTRRRQLAAGLPDVEALLHGSLVDQGRRCGKEGCRCTRGELHGPYTYLATGRTRGRNRLLYVPAALVELVRRRVDQTTQVQTVLAEISAINAELLVRRELD